In the genome of Pseudoliparis swirei isolate HS2019 ecotype Mariana Trench chromosome 3, NWPU_hadal_v1, whole genome shotgun sequence, one region contains:
- the slc37a4b gene encoding glucose-6-phosphate exchanger SLC37A4b, giving the protein MGATGYGYYRATIFFCMFFGYSLYFFNRKTFSFVMPSVMEEIKLDKDDLGLITSSQTMAYAISKFISGVLSDQISARWLFSIGLLLVGGINVAFSWSSTVPIFSLLWFINGLGQGCGWPPCGKVLRKWFEPSQFGTWWSVLSCSMNLAGSLGPILATVLLQYYDWRTILSMSGIVCASFSIVCVVFIKNEPKDVGLPSIEAAAKKGAKGGNGESTLKEFLLSPFLWVLSLGYLVVFGVKTAATDWGQLFLMQEKGQTVLMGSTYMSALELGGFVGSLTAGFLSDRAVAQRGLGTHGNPRHSLLLLMMAGMCVSMFLFRVTITPEMPKEAPLWVQALHPVSVLVGVPEKEIWILFLGAMFGFSSYGPIALFGVIASESAPSNFCGTSHAVVALMANVGAFMAGLPFSTIAKKHSWDTAFWVAEVTMAVATVAFFLARNMRTKMGRIAEKTD; this is encoded by the exons ATGGGGGCCACAGGCTATGGCTATTACCGCGCAACCATCTTCTTCTGCATGTTCTTCGGCTACTCGCTGTACTTCTTTAACAGGAAGACCTTCTCCTTCGTCATGCCCTCCGTGATGGAGGAGATCAAACTGGACAAGGACGACTTGG GGCTGATCACCAGCAGCCAGACGATGGCCTACGCCATCAGTAAGTTCATCAGCGGCGTGCTGTCGGACCAGATCAGCGCCCGCTGGCTCTTCTCCATCGGCCTCTTGCTGGTGGGCGGCATCAACGTGgccttctcctggtcctccaccGTCCCCATCTTCTCCCTGCTCTGGTTCATCAACGGCCTGGGCCAAGGCTGCGGCTGGCCCCCGTGTGGCAAAGTGCTGCGCAAG TGGTTTGAGCCCTCCCAGTTTGGAACATGGTGGTCTGTGCTGTCCTGCAGTATGAACCTGGCCGGGAGTCTGGGTCCGATCCTGGCGACGGTTCTCCTGCAGTACTACGACTGGAGGACCATCCTGTCCATGTCGGGGATCGTCTGCGCCTCCTTCTCGATTGTTTGTGTGGTTTTCATAAAGAACGAGCCGAAGGACGTGGGCCTGCCCAGCATTGAGGCGGCGGCCAAGAAGGGGGCTAAGGGAG GCAACGGTGAGAGCACCCTGAAAGagttcctcctctcccctttcctGTGGGTGCTGTCTCTGGGCTACTTGGTGGTGTTCGGGGTGAAGACGGCTGCCACTGACTGGGGACAGCTGTTCCTCATGCAGGAGAAAGGCCAGACTGTTCTTATGG GGAGTACCTACATGAGTGCCTTGGAGCTGGGAGGCTTCGTGGGCAGCCTTACAGCCGGGTTCCTCTCTGATCGGGCCGTGGCTCAG CGAGGCTTGGGCACCCACGGCAACCCTCGCCACAGCCTGCTCCTTCTCATGATGGccggcatgtgtgtgtccatgttccTCTTCAGGGTCACCATCACACCTGAGATGCCGAAG GAGGCTCCTCTTTGGGTCCAAGCCCTTCATCCTGTCTCCGTCCTCGTTGGCGTGCCAGAAAAAGAG ATCTGGATCCTGTTCCTCGGTGCGATGTTTGGATTTTCCTCCTACGGCCCAATCGCCTTGTTCGGGGTGATCGCCAGTGAAAGTGCCCCTTCGAATTTTTGTGGAACCTCACATGCCGTTGTCGCTCTGATGGCGAATG TTGGGGCTTTCATGGCGGGCCTTCCCTTCAGCACCATCGCCAAGAAACACAGCTGGGACACGGCCTTCTGGGTTGCCGAGGTGACAATGGCCGTCGCCACCGTTGCCTTCTTCCTGGCGCGCAACATGCGCACCAAGATGGGACGGATCGCAGAGAAGACGGACTAA
- the hmgn1b gene encoding non-histone chromosomal protein HMG-like: MPKRSKAGGEPAAKRRSLRLSEKPEPAKAEAKPKPKKVVAKPKKAKEVEKAKPEEKAPEAPAENGEAKAEEKAPTTEETDEKDDAAE; this comes from the exons Gcaggaggagaaccagcg GCCAAGAGGAGATCTCTCAGGTTGAGTGAA AAACCTGAACCTGCAAAGGCAGAGGCCAAACCAAAGCCAAAG aAGGTAGTTGCTAAGCCTAAGAAAGccaaggaggtggagaaggccAAGCCCGAGGAGAAAGCACCAGAGGCCCCCGCTGAGAACGGCGAAGCCAAAGCAGAGGAAAAG GCACCAACTACAGAAGAAACTGATGAAAAAGATGATGCGGCAGAATAA